One window of the Synechococcus sp. CC9311 genome contains the following:
- a CDS encoding UvrD-helicase domain-containing protein: protein MSSRFQPNHYPLDAGIRLLEASAGTGKTFALAHLVLRLVTERKLNLKELLVVTFTESAAAELRDRIGRRLNDALQALLQNQTNNSNSQTDSSPTDAVMEEWLILHGQDPNTRRTIASNLLEALEGLERADITTIHGFCRRSLRRQALQNGTAMEVCLENDSQHLSQEVAYDYWEHQVLALPASDVSGLLHAGLSADQLSHALSRLDSDCAVRIAGTEGSDHLEGPLIECFDQWLQSSWTAFEAEWNTNGRTLETAFRDCATDWRSQGQTDTKPYSPKPKKDRANELSAWISQQNSTQPFRISYGDVRNQSLLGDYFHPGCFSKTARRCNEIHPNLPQPTLQKAIAALWDGPAEKVWRHALTHGLQTLAARRAQQGVISFSGLLDALDPQATDAEPKRWLVPIQRRYRVALIDEFQDTDPLQWRLLQACFATPNHLLLMVGDPKQAIYRFRGGDLNTYKQARQQADQIDNLLDNRRTTPSLMEAMNQWMAPGLKRSKLEVPRVTPCATALPLELPDGEQPLQLIDLQADDSDSPPTRTALESTIPPLVACQALHLLDSDPSLTPSDLCVLVSRHRQAEAVREQLAQRGLPSRLVSPGDVLSTTGAAELQHLLDALTTPADGGRLRRLACSALMQWTSHQLQDAETNGDLDRLAGQLRNLQDDLPFLGLLGCLSQLLEGRMLADLSSRGRLLGDIQQCARLVQDAMHRQGLDLGSAADWLRRQRLQPIEPTPDNRQPHSDLAESAVAVVTVHRSKGLQYPVVICPYLWQAPADGKGPLWRNPPNDPEGTWQVALNPHWGHGHKAAERNQDDSAAEAERLAYVALTRAERHLVVFWVAAAGQDANPLANWVKELSMRDKPLASRHLPPETTTLPFWRPAPRIETLQLSDVPQRTLDRSWGRSSYSAWISTQNGHHKPAPADPRNLEEGRDIDAVADTEAPESPANTADQNGPLADFPKGPGAGDCLHRILEQVSFQGPADQAPNQAVVAEEIGRAGIDLEYCDAVITALNTVLKAPLGGPLKDLKLSDLSAGRRLHELSFDLPVAQRGKPVNSAGLAHAFEADSDHRFGQHYAQSLRQLDIRSRGFLTGSIDLVFTDGENPATARWWVADWKSNWIGERDDSGRGVACGPRHYSQAAMEEQMLSHHYPLQAHLYLLALDRYLRWRLDGYDPERHLGGYAYVFLRGINPEGGSGVVIEPAPLKRIRRLDQWLEGLS, encoded by the coding sequence ATGAGCAGCCGGTTTCAACCCAATCACTACCCCCTTGATGCCGGAATTCGTCTCCTCGAAGCCAGTGCTGGAACGGGCAAAACCTTTGCTTTAGCCCACCTGGTCTTACGGCTAGTCACAGAGCGGAAGCTAAATCTCAAAGAGCTTTTAGTTGTCACCTTCACAGAATCCGCCGCGGCGGAATTGCGTGATCGAATTGGTCGTCGTCTCAACGACGCACTACAAGCGCTTCTCCAAAACCAAACCAACAACTCCAACTCCCAAACCGACTCCTCACCCACAGATGCAGTGATGGAGGAGTGGCTAATACTCCACGGGCAAGATCCCAATACCCGTCGCACGATCGCCAGCAACCTTTTAGAAGCACTTGAAGGGCTGGAACGTGCCGACATCACCACCATCCATGGCTTCTGCCGGCGCAGCCTTCGCCGACAAGCTCTCCAGAACGGCACGGCAATGGAGGTCTGTCTTGAAAATGACAGCCAGCATTTGTCCCAAGAGGTGGCTTACGACTACTGGGAACACCAAGTATTGGCCCTTCCTGCGAGCGACGTCTCAGGGCTGTTGCATGCCGGCCTCTCAGCTGATCAGTTAAGCCATGCCCTCAGTCGCTTAGACAGCGATTGCGCAGTTCGGATCGCCGGCACTGAAGGATCAGACCACCTAGAGGGTCCCTTGATCGAGTGCTTTGACCAGTGGCTGCAATCGAGCTGGACTGCGTTCGAAGCGGAATGGAACACAAACGGACGAACGCTGGAAACGGCCTTTCGCGACTGCGCAACGGATTGGCGAAGCCAAGGCCAAACCGACACCAAGCCCTACTCACCGAAACCGAAAAAAGATCGCGCGAACGAACTTAGCGCCTGGATATCCCAACAAAATAGCACGCAGCCGTTTCGCATTAGTTACGGAGACGTGCGAAATCAGAGCCTACTTGGTGACTACTTCCATCCCGGATGTTTCAGCAAAACAGCTCGCCGCTGCAACGAAATCCATCCAAACCTTCCACAACCAACCCTGCAAAAAGCCATTGCCGCTCTGTGGGATGGACCAGCTGAAAAGGTTTGGCGCCATGCGCTCACCCACGGACTCCAGACCCTGGCCGCCCGCCGTGCTCAACAGGGGGTCATCAGCTTTTCTGGCTTGCTCGATGCCCTAGATCCCCAAGCGACAGATGCTGAACCGAAACGCTGGCTGGTCCCAATTCAACGGCGCTATCGCGTCGCTCTGATCGACGAATTTCAAGACACGGATCCACTGCAGTGGCGCCTGCTCCAGGCCTGCTTTGCGACGCCAAACCATCTCTTGCTGATGGTGGGTGATCCCAAGCAAGCGATCTACCGCTTTCGAGGAGGAGATCTCAACACCTACAAGCAAGCCCGGCAACAAGCTGATCAAATCGACAATCTGCTCGACAACAGGCGTACAACTCCGTCTCTGATGGAGGCGATGAACCAATGGATGGCACCAGGCCTCAAGCGGTCAAAGCTCGAGGTGCCGCGTGTTACACCCTGTGCCACCGCCCTTCCCTTGGAGCTCCCGGATGGTGAGCAGCCTCTCCAACTCATCGATTTACAAGCCGATGACTCCGACTCACCCCCCACACGAACAGCACTCGAATCGACCATTCCGCCCCTGGTCGCGTGCCAAGCCCTCCACCTGCTCGACAGCGATCCATCTCTGACCCCATCGGATCTGTGCGTTCTTGTCAGCCGTCATCGACAAGCCGAAGCGGTACGAGAACAGCTCGCTCAAAGAGGCCTACCCAGCCGCCTCGTGAGTCCTGGAGATGTTCTCAGCACCACCGGCGCGGCTGAGTTGCAACATCTTCTTGATGCCCTCACCACACCCGCCGATGGCGGACGATTGCGACGACTCGCCTGTTCTGCCCTGATGCAATGGACAAGCCATCAATTGCAGGACGCAGAAACCAACGGTGATCTCGACCGACTCGCAGGGCAACTCCGCAACCTGCAGGACGACCTCCCTTTCCTGGGTTTGCTCGGCTGCTTGTCCCAACTCCTCGAGGGCCGAATGCTCGCTGATCTCTCGAGCCGCGGGCGCTTGTTAGGTGACATCCAGCAATGTGCACGACTGGTGCAAGACGCCATGCATCGACAAGGCCTCGACCTGGGCAGCGCCGCAGATTGGTTGAGACGACAGCGCTTACAACCAATCGAACCCACCCCTGACAACAGGCAGCCCCACAGCGATTTAGCGGAAAGCGCGGTGGCCGTTGTCACCGTGCACCGAAGCAAAGGCCTGCAGTACCCAGTGGTGATCTGCCCCTATTTGTGGCAAGCACCAGCTGATGGCAAAGGCCCTCTTTGGCGTAACCCGCCCAACGACCCAGAGGGAACCTGGCAAGTTGCGCTCAACCCCCATTGGGGCCATGGACATAAAGCCGCGGAACGAAACCAAGACGACAGTGCTGCAGAAGCAGAGCGACTGGCCTATGTGGCCTTAACCCGCGCGGAGCGCCATCTCGTGGTCTTTTGGGTCGCCGCTGCGGGACAGGATGCCAATCCTCTAGCGAACTGGGTCAAGGAGCTTTCCATGCGCGACAAACCCCTCGCAAGTCGCCACTTACCACCAGAGACCACAACCCTGCCCTTCTGGCGTCCAGCTCCGAGGATTGAGACCTTGCAGTTGTCGGACGTTCCTCAACGCACTCTCGACCGCAGCTGGGGTCGAAGCAGCTACTCCGCTTGGATCTCCACTCAGAACGGACATCACAAGCCAGCCCCAGCTGATCCACGCAACCTCGAAGAAGGGCGCGATATTGATGCTGTAGCCGATACGGAAGCTCCCGAAAGCCCAGCGAATACAGCCGATCAAAATGGCCCTCTTGCAGATTTTCCAAAAGGTCCGGGTGCGGGCGATTGCCTGCACAGAATCCTTGAACAGGTGAGCTTTCAAGGTCCTGCAGACCAAGCTCCTAATCAGGCTGTAGTGGCTGAAGAGATTGGCCGAGCCGGAATCGACCTCGAATACTGCGATGCCGTGATCACAGCGCTCAATACTGTGCTGAAGGCACCCCTAGGCGGCCCTCTCAAAGACCTGAAACTGTCCGATTTGAGCGCTGGGCGGCGTCTTCATGAGCTCAGCTTTGACCTACCCGTTGCCCAGCGAGGCAAACCAGTGAACTCAGCAGGTTTAGCCCATGCCTTTGAAGCAGACAGCGACCATCGCTTTGGTCAGCACTACGCACAAAGTTTGCGCCAGCTCGACATTCGCAGTCGGGGGTTTTTAACCGGATCGATCGATCTGGTGTTCACCGATGGAGAGAATCCCGCCACAGCGCGGTGGTGGGTGGCTGATTGGAAAAGCAATTGGATTGGTGAACGGGACGACTCTGGCCGGGGCGTCGCCTGCGGACCGCGGCACTACAGCCAAGCCGCGATGGAGGAGCAAATGCTCTCCCATCACTATCCGCTCCAGGCCCATCTCTATCTTTTGGCCCTGGATCGCTATCTGCGCTGGAGGCTCGATGGATACGACCCCGAACGGCATCTCGGCGGCTACGCCTATGTGTTTTTGAGGGGCATCAACCCCGAAGGAGGCTCAGGCGTAGTGATCGAGCCGGCACCTTTAAAGCGAATCCGCCGGCTGGACCAATGGCTTGAGGGGTTGTCGTAA
- a CDS encoding exodeoxyribonuclease V subunit gamma has product MLTVYRSNRTEFLASLLAQTLTLDPPGPFEELEIVVNTWPTSRWLGEQLAKANGISALVRFPFPGSRLRQLVRCILDLDPTSEDPWRAERLVWSVLKVLPGLLDHPSAESLKLWWEQHVSVSGRLNRDHWQLARCLADAVDDYALYRPQELSQWMKGHGDADLPAHLLWQPELVRALAALLPCEPFGLQVQKAVQQLRNGDVSATALPPRLRLFGISNLAPVQVELLQGLSGLMAIELYLLTPCPELWQRSEQRRQTLGPAWNTPPDGPWLLESPRLEAILGRMGAEFQLLLEGNGDCFLGQWDQGDLFAAPIQIAASEQRPATLLEQVQQQLVDGSAPTLTPVDHDSSLRFLACAGPWREVQLVRDQILQWLASDPSLEPRDVLVMTPDVERYAPLLTSVFGDHDATGVNIPWRLTDRSQQSTPGLSQGFMALLRLASERLTASGLEGLLANPALQVLQGITATDAVRITECLQQTGFRWGVDGKERGGDDTHSLRWCLDRWLLGLILPAEPGLAPGGCAPFQGGLTIQQLEEWWPLLDGLAQWIIRLRQPHSPSAWTTQLNQLLKHLYGDGGDWAWEQQAIVEALDTMQQQASECTLDLDLTVVVSILDEALSADSGRFGHRSGALTISALEPMRAIPHRLIVLMGLDSQGFPRQQERPGFHLLEQQRRLGDPSSTDQDRYVLLEALMSARQHLLISWNARDERKGEELPPAPPVQQWLTLLKEQLTPEQFERVVLEQPANPLDPRNFLANSSGSVFSSDRHHLDARLNLDRRDHDRWSKNSLGLAHPLSWTPVTASGCLDSDAVSRWLEAPQRYWLKARGLETREWSTPVEDLSALELEERERQSFLNQSFLNQLDWLASDSSLIWKHALPGEWSQQLRGQGMLPPGAAGQLAANRLEQRWQNLQQTLLQLGPLHCDLIRSETESRTLLRAGATTVWVSAGRLQSRTALGGWLTHLIQQASGVPTPTAVICRCDSSAKADHFQLALHWQPLDSDKAQELLFSLHALAAAGAESCWPVPPASGLARALMLHKGLDKANRAFESRWDGGFAGMGERERAEMQLCFGNHFEANNFLTEACFEEAFQALYAPMLEAQRA; this is encoded by the coding sequence TTGCTAACGGTCTACCGCAGCAATCGCACAGAGTTTCTGGCATCGCTTCTGGCACAGACGCTGACGCTTGACCCCCCAGGTCCGTTTGAGGAGTTGGAGATTGTGGTCAACACTTGGCCCACAAGCCGATGGCTCGGCGAGCAGCTTGCCAAAGCCAACGGCATCAGCGCTCTTGTGCGTTTTCCCTTTCCTGGATCGCGCTTACGTCAATTGGTGCGCTGCATTTTGGATCTCGATCCAACGAGCGAAGATCCTTGGCGCGCAGAGCGACTGGTTTGGTCTGTACTCAAGGTGCTCCCCGGGCTTCTCGACCATCCCTCCGCTGAAAGCCTGAAACTCTGGTGGGAGCAACACGTCAGCGTTTCTGGACGGCTCAATCGTGATCATTGGCAGCTTGCCCGCTGCCTCGCCGATGCTGTGGATGACTATGCCCTTTACCGACCACAGGAACTGAGCCAATGGATGAAGGGCCATGGAGACGCTGACCTACCGGCTCATTTGCTCTGGCAACCTGAGCTCGTTCGGGCCCTTGCAGCACTCCTGCCCTGTGAGCCCTTTGGTCTTCAGGTACAGAAAGCCGTTCAACAGCTGAGGAACGGTGATGTTTCAGCAACCGCATTACCACCTCGGTTGCGCCTCTTTGGCATCAGTAATCTCGCTCCAGTACAGGTGGAACTCCTTCAGGGCCTCTCGGGCCTGATGGCAATCGAGCTTTATCTGCTCACACCTTGTCCAGAGCTGTGGCAACGCTCAGAACAAAGGCGACAAACGCTCGGACCAGCATGGAACACTCCGCCAGATGGCCCCTGGCTTTTGGAATCGCCAAGACTTGAGGCGATTTTGGGGCGCATGGGGGCTGAGTTTCAGTTGCTCTTGGAAGGCAACGGCGATTGCTTTCTCGGCCAATGGGATCAGGGAGATCTCTTCGCCGCGCCGATTCAGATCGCGGCATCCGAACAGCGACCAGCCACGCTCCTGGAGCAGGTGCAACAACAGCTAGTAGACGGAAGCGCACCGACGCTCACCCCTGTTGATCACGACAGCTCATTGCGCTTTTTGGCCTGCGCAGGACCGTGGCGAGAGGTGCAGCTGGTTCGCGATCAGATCCTGCAATGGCTGGCCTCTGATCCAAGCCTTGAGCCACGAGATGTCTTGGTGATGACTCCCGATGTGGAGCGCTATGCACCGCTCCTCACCTCCGTCTTCGGTGATCACGACGCCACTGGAGTCAATATTCCCTGGCGGCTCACCGATCGAAGTCAGCAGAGCACTCCAGGTCTGAGCCAAGGGTTTATGGCCCTTTTAAGGCTGGCCAGTGAACGCTTAACGGCATCCGGTCTCGAAGGACTTCTGGCCAACCCCGCCCTGCAAGTCCTTCAAGGCATCACGGCCACGGATGCCGTGCGAATCACCGAATGCCTCCAGCAGACCGGCTTCCGTTGGGGGGTGGATGGCAAGGAGCGAGGAGGCGATGACACCCATAGCCTCCGCTGGTGTCTTGATCGCTGGCTGCTTGGCCTAATCCTGCCAGCCGAGCCAGGTCTTGCTCCTGGAGGCTGTGCCCCCTTCCAGGGAGGTCTCACCATTCAGCAGCTTGAAGAATGGTGGCCACTACTGGATGGACTAGCGCAATGGATCATTCGTTTACGTCAACCCCACAGTCCCAGTGCTTGGACCACACAGTTAAATCAGCTTCTCAAACATCTCTATGGCGATGGAGGTGACTGGGCCTGGGAGCAACAAGCGATCGTCGAAGCACTCGACACGATGCAGCAACAGGCATCTGAGTGCACTCTTGACCTTGATCTCACCGTCGTGGTCTCCATTCTTGATGAGGCCCTCTCCGCAGATAGCGGTCGCTTTGGCCACCGCAGTGGCGCTCTTACGATCAGCGCCCTAGAGCCGATGCGAGCCATTCCCCATCGACTCATCGTGCTGATGGGACTTGATTCGCAAGGCTTTCCACGTCAGCAGGAACGCCCTGGCTTTCACCTCCTGGAACAGCAGCGACGTCTAGGCGATCCATCCAGCACAGATCAAGACCGTTACGTGCTGTTGGAGGCCTTGATGTCCGCCCGACAACATCTTCTTATTAGCTGGAATGCACGCGATGAACGCAAGGGCGAAGAGCTTCCCCCCGCGCCTCCAGTTCAACAATGGCTCACCTTGCTGAAGGAGCAACTCACACCCGAACAATTCGAGCGCGTGGTGTTGGAGCAACCAGCCAATCCCTTGGATCCTCGCAATTTTCTCGCCAATAGCTCCGGCTCAGTCTTCAGTTCTGACCGCCACCACCTGGACGCCAGACTCAATCTGGATCGCCGCGATCACGATCGCTGGAGCAAAAACTCCCTTGGCCTAGCCCATCCTCTGAGCTGGACTCCAGTTACAGCCTCTGGCTGTTTGGATTCAGACGCCGTAAGCCGTTGGCTTGAAGCTCCCCAGCGCTATTGGCTCAAAGCGCGGGGATTGGAAACACGGGAGTGGTCCACCCCCGTGGAAGATCTCTCAGCGCTGGAACTGGAGGAAAGGGAGCGTCAATCCTTTCTGAACCAGTCCTTCCTCAATCAACTCGACTGGCTCGCTAGCGATTCGAGCTTGATCTGGAAACACGCTCTTCCGGGGGAATGGAGCCAACAGCTTCGAGGCCAAGGAATGCTTCCGCCTGGCGCAGCAGGCCAACTGGCGGCCAATCGCCTCGAGCAGCGCTGGCAAAATCTGCAACAAACCCTCTTGCAACTCGGGCCTCTGCACTGTGATTTGATCCGCTCAGAGACCGAGTCACGCACCTTGCTCAGGGCTGGAGCAACCACGGTTTGGGTCAGCGCAGGCCGGCTTCAGTCGCGCACTGCACTTGGCGGATGGTTGACCCACCTCATCCAGCAAGCGTCGGGAGTGCCCACCCCAACGGCTGTGATCTGTCGATGTGACAGCAGCGCCAAAGCTGATCACTTTCAACTTGCCCTTCACTGGCAACCGTTGGATTCAGACAAAGCTCAGGAGCTTCTCTTTTCCCTCCACGCTCTAGCGGCCGCTGGAGCTGAATCGTGCTGGCCGGTGCCACCTGCCAGCGGGTTGGCCAGAGCACTCATGTTGCACAAAGGTCTTGACAAAGCGAACCGAGCGTTTGAAAGCCGTTGGGATGGTGGATTCGCAGGCATGGGGGAGCGGGAGCGTGCAGAGATGCAGCTTTGTTTTGGCAACCACTTCGAAGCGAACAATTTTTTAACAGAGGCCTGCTTTGAGGAGGCTTTTCAAGCGTTGTATGCGCCGATGCTGGAGGCGCAACGAGCATGA
- a CDS encoding metallophosphoesterase, whose protein sequence is MPPRCNHWVIGDVHGCYQPLQRLLGVLPKNDHVVFCGDVINRGPDTASTMELVWSLVTDGRATWLRGNHEQNLLQRIRDPDCNSANPWLPRLRELPTVFWGHGWLATHAGFDSKGHPDLTIREPFWEHYDGSHGLVVIGHTPRPNVERHGRIVMVDTGAVYGGQLSAYCPETEAVVQVEGIQKTTAATRNRMAPLLQAVPC, encoded by the coding sequence ATGCCACCGCGCTGCAACCACTGGGTGATTGGTGACGTACATGGCTGTTATCAGCCGTTGCAGCGGTTACTCGGCGTTTTGCCAAAGAACGATCACGTCGTGTTTTGCGGAGATGTCATCAATCGTGGACCAGATACAGCCTCCACGATGGAGTTGGTTTGGTCATTGGTCACGGATGGCAGGGCGACCTGGCTGCGAGGAAATCATGAGCAAAATCTTCTGCAAAGAATCAGAGATCCTGACTGCAACAGTGCCAACCCATGGCTGCCGCGTCTACGGGAGCTCCCTACTGTTTTTTGGGGACACGGCTGGTTGGCAACTCACGCAGGATTTGATTCCAAAGGTCATCCCGACCTGACCATTCGTGAACCTTTCTGGGAGCATTACGACGGAAGCCATGGACTTGTGGTGATTGGTCATACCCCTCGACCGAATGTGGAACGTCACGGACGGATCGTGATGGTGGATACGGGTGCGGTGTATGGAGGACAACTTTCGGCGTATTGCCCAGAAACAGAGGCTGTTGTCCAAGTCGAGGGAATTCAAAAGACAACGGCTGCTACGCGAAACAGGATGGCCCCATTGCTACAGGCAGTGCCTTGCTAA
- a CDS encoding putative quinol monooxygenase yields the protein MATFDQSTPFMLLARIHVKPGCIDRYLELARMTDMAVQSSEPGMLHHTFDQDPDDPQAFVWSEVYANDESFAAHVSNPPVQEYLQQHAELGDGFSIEVYGTVGDVCRKLMESFGLPLKIYPSKLGYSRV from the coding sequence ATGGCGACTTTCGATCAATCCACTCCGTTCATGCTTCTCGCGCGTATCCATGTCAAGCCGGGCTGTATAGATCGATATCTGGAACTCGCCCGCATGACTGACATGGCCGTTCAGTCGTCCGAGCCTGGCATGCTTCATCACACTTTTGATCAAGATCCTGACGACCCACAAGCGTTTGTGTGGTCAGAGGTCTACGCCAATGACGAATCATTTGCGGCACACGTCTCCAATCCTCCCGTTCAAGAGTATTTACAACAGCATGCAGAACTTGGTGATGGTTTCAGTATCGAGGTTTATGGAACAGTCGGTGATGTTTGCAGAAAGTTGATGGAGTCCTTTGGCCTTCCCCTCAAAATTTATCCATCCAAGCTTGGATACAGCAGAGTTTAA
- a CDS encoding bile acid:sodium symporter family protein, producing the protein MIELLLTGSLAFIMFSLGLSLKPQDFEVAFHQPKALIAGAIAQFLMLPLIAFVLLRIFGLQGDFALGVMILSCCPGGITSSLVTKLSRGDVALSISYTALASLVTAATLPLILSLTAPILIPQQDVGLSIFSLSLKVFSLATLPVLLGVWIRQWNPKLAVRWQLPSSQLANGLFVAVLIGVLIGQWDVFIAYLPVLGPVLLLLNLLMLIIGLAVGHLLKLNKSQITSLSVEAGFQNGTIGIVVGSLISEQLVQGGLSRFSLPSAVYSVLMLVTIIPFVLWRRSL; encoded by the coding sequence TTGATCGAACTTCTTTTAACTGGGAGTCTCGCTTTCATCATGTTCTCTTTGGGGCTTTCCCTGAAACCACAAGACTTTGAAGTTGCCTTTCATCAGCCAAAAGCCTTGATCGCTGGGGCAATTGCTCAGTTTTTAATGCTTCCACTCATTGCTTTTGTATTGCTAAGGATCTTTGGCCTGCAAGGTGATTTTGCTCTTGGAGTCATGATTTTGAGCTGCTGTCCTGGAGGTATTACATCAAGTCTTGTCACTAAGCTATCTCGAGGAGATGTAGCGCTTTCAATCTCTTATACCGCACTGGCCAGTCTTGTTACAGCTGCGACTCTCCCACTCATTTTGAGCCTTACAGCTCCAATTCTTATCCCCCAGCAAGACGTCGGGTTGTCAATTTTCTCATTGAGTTTAAAAGTCTTTTCTTTGGCGACATTGCCGGTTCTGTTAGGTGTCTGGATTCGCCAGTGGAACCCAAAACTTGCCGTTCGTTGGCAGTTGCCAAGTAGTCAATTGGCAAATGGTTTGTTTGTTGCAGTCTTGATCGGAGTATTGATTGGTCAGTGGGATGTTTTTATTGCTTACCTTCCGGTCCTCGGACCAGTGTTGCTTCTGCTCAATCTCTTAATGCTAATCATAGGTTTAGCGGTTGGTCATTTGCTGAAGTTAAATAAATCTCAGATTACCTCCCTATCTGTAGAGGCTGGTTTTCAAAATGGAACGATTGGCATTGTTGTTGGCTCACTGATCAGTGAACAACTCGTTCAAGGAGGATTGAGTCGTTTTAGCCTTCCTTCTGCTGTGTATAGTGTTTTAATGTTGGTGACGATTATTCCCTTCGTTCTTTGGAGGAGAAGTTTGTGA
- a CDS encoding outer membrane protein — translation MSSAISVAALSASAQEVSADFPKLYITGAAGANNPTTRTNTGEAGTFEEYTNPGASAELGLGLDFDGFRVEVTYAIDASQLRGYTNVSGVDFDYISGGETRKQSAFLSGYWDVLRQKSWTPYFGAGIGYSNLDVRNFSDAGLSYDAFNRSLWGYQFKAGMSIDVSSRSKLFAEGIYRATSRFNTNDGFNDWNNASWSSWGGQLGIRVEL, via the coding sequence TTGTCTTCTGCCATCTCTGTTGCTGCTTTATCTGCCAGTGCTCAAGAGGTCAGTGCCGATTTTCCCAAGTTGTATATAACTGGGGCAGCCGGAGCGAATAATCCAACAACCCGTACCAATACTGGAGAGGCTGGAACTTTTGAGGAATATACCAATCCAGGTGCATCTGCAGAGTTAGGATTAGGACTTGATTTTGACGGTTTTAGAGTTGAAGTAACTTACGCGATTGATGCCAGTCAATTGCGAGGCTACACTAATGTTAGTGGTGTTGATTTTGACTATATTTCCGGCGGAGAAACCCGAAAGCAATCAGCCTTCCTAAGTGGATATTGGGATGTTTTGCGTCAAAAAAGTTGGACGCCTTACTTTGGTGCTGGAATAGGATATTCAAATTTAGATGTACGAAACTTTTCTGATGCAGGTCTGTCTTATGATGCATTCAATCGCTCTCTTTGGGGATATCAATTTAAAGCTGGCATGTCTATAGATGTCTCATCTAGATCCAAATTGTTTGCCGAAGGTATTTATAGAGCAACTTCCCGTTTTAATACTAATGATGGATTCAATGACTGGAATAACGCTTCTTGGAGTAGCTGGGGTGGTCAGCTAGGGATACGAGTAGAACTCTAA
- a CDS encoding type 1 glutamine amidotransferase domain-containing protein, translated as MTRILFVLTSHNQLGDTGLATGFWLEEFATPYYVFKDAGAEITLASPKGGQPPVDPKSEDPSAQTEATRRFRVDSAAIGELATTTKLDSISAEEFDAVFYPGGHGPLWDLVDNDASIRLIEDFWQSNKPVSAVCHAPIALVNAKDKSGVHIVKGREVTGFTNSEEEAVGLTDIVPILVEEMMILRSAKYSKGGDWESYACQDGNLITGQNPSSSEAVAKLVLASLKQNES; from the coding sequence ATGACAAGAATCCTCTTCGTACTCACATCACACAATCAACTAGGAGACACAGGACTAGCCACGGGGTTTTGGCTCGAGGAGTTTGCTACTCCTTACTACGTATTCAAAGATGCAGGAGCTGAGATTACACTCGCATCTCCAAAAGGTGGGCAGCCGCCAGTTGACCCCAAAAGCGAAGACCCGTCAGCACAAACTGAGGCCACTCGACGTTTCAGAGTAGATAGTGCTGCGATTGGAGAACTTGCGACGACAACGAAGCTTGACTCAATTTCTGCCGAAGAGTTTGATGCAGTCTTCTACCCAGGGGGACATGGTCCTTTGTGGGATCTAGTCGACAATGATGCATCGATTCGGCTGATCGAAGACTTCTGGCAGAGCAATAAGCCAGTATCCGCTGTCTGTCATGCTCCAATTGCATTAGTCAACGCCAAAGACAAGAGCGGTGTTCACATTGTGAAAGGGCGAGAAGTGACGGGATTCACAAACTCTGAAGAAGAGGCTGTCGGCCTCACAGATATTGTTCCAATATTGGTGGAGGAAATGATGATTTTGCGTAGTGCCAAATATTCGAAAGGAGGCGACTGGGAGTCCTACGCCTGTCAGGACGGCAATCTGATCACCGGCCAAAATCCAAGTTCCTCAGAAGCAGTAGCAAAACTTGTTCTTGCATCACTAAAACAAAATGAGAGCTAG